A region of the Pedococcus aerophilus genome:
TCGCGGCCGTGCAGGCGAAGTTCGTCGGTCGTGGTCGCGGCGGTTACTGCTTCGAGCACAGCACGATCTTCGCCGCAGCCCTGGAGCGCATGGGGTATGCCGTGCGACGTCACCTTGGCCGGGTCGGCGACCCCGAGGCGGGCACCCAGCAGGGACGCACGCACATGGTCGTCGAGGTCGCTCTCGACGGCGAGCGGCTGCTCTGCGACCCGGAGTTCGGGATGAGCCTGCTGCGCCCCATACCGCTGCGCGACGGGGCCGAGGAGGAGCAGGCGCCCGGGTGGGCCTACCGGGTGCACCGGTCGGACACGGGCTGGGCGTTGTGGCGACGGCGCGACGAGGGCTGGGAGATCATGCACACCACCGATGAGCTCGAGGTGCGCCCGGTCGACGTCGTCATCGGGCACCACTACACGAGCACCTTCCCCGACTCCCACTTCCGCAGCGGCGTGATCATCACGCGGCACCAGCCTGCTCGCCACGTGACGCTCACCCACGAGGTCGTCACCCTCCGCTCCCCCGGCCGACCG
Encoded here:
- a CDS encoding arylamine N-acetyltransferase family protein encodes the protein MPHDDWHIDALDLDGYLTRLGVAASPPSWEALAQLHEAHVRTFTFDNIDVVLGQHPGVGIAAVQAKFVGRGRGGYCFEHSTIFAAALERMGYAVRRHLGRVGDPEAGTQQGRTHMVVEVALDGERLLCDPEFGMSLLRPIPLRDGAEEEQAPGWAYRVHRSDTGWALWRRRDEGWEIMHTTDELEVRPVDVVIGHHYTSTFPDSHFRSGVIITRHQPARHVTLTHEVVTLRSPGRPTEHRPLRPGEFEEWLTEVEVPLSDDERSRLVERVSMS